A stretch of Gymnodinialimonas phycosphaerae DNA encodes these proteins:
- a CDS encoding PAS domain-containing protein — protein MGQKNGVRVLDNAATLIFIAITFTTAAIAVVLTTRLLASRSSSPYAGAANSAQTSGTDVLRRYQFREGYMLSDVAPDDAFLDCGVDRTMAFRRLVSSLTPLSPEFQANVDALQDRGDAFLIDGRIGSDAVFIAGRIEDEDVLTLSVGPAGDGEGRQAVETATLDALQTELSDLRATMDTGVAPMWREDESARVTWANAAYFDLVERLRGGEAPGWPLPRIFASELEHAPSDGTFRRCKIAMPDRDEPTWYEVSRDPLPGGTALFTAQPADRLVRAETSLREFLQTTTKTFAALPVGLAVFDRKRQLVTFNPALVALTQAGAEFLTTRPDLKSFLDQLREKKRMPEPRDYRSWRDEIAQLEEGAENGTYHQLWELPEGKTFRVMGRPHPDGAIAFMLEDISAEVSLTRQFRADLEMFQAVLDAVPVAIAVFQADGAMVGANEGYGRLWGQDPQVLAQMPHLNQACVEWSARCKPSRVWGEIRQFVGHEVERGPWVEAVETLDGVRLAVRMAPTRGRATVVQFLPLDVSQSDPLAELTPASATPLLDAARAQTERSAQRRA, from the coding sequence ATGGGGCAGAAAAACGGGGTACGGGTGTTGGACAACGCCGCAACGCTGATCTTCATTGCGATTACCTTCACGACGGCGGCCATTGCCGTCGTTCTCACGACGCGGCTGCTGGCCAGTCGATCCTCCTCGCCCTACGCCGGCGCGGCCAACTCGGCGCAGACCAGCGGCACTGACGTCTTGCGACGTTACCAGTTCCGAGAGGGCTATATGCTTTCGGATGTTGCGCCCGATGATGCTTTTCTGGATTGCGGCGTCGACCGCACCATGGCCTTTCGGCGTCTGGTGTCATCGCTGACCCCCCTCAGCCCCGAATTTCAGGCGAACGTTGACGCGCTGCAAGACCGCGGTGATGCCTTTCTGATCGACGGACGCATTGGATCCGATGCCGTGTTTATCGCTGGCCGGATCGAGGATGAAGATGTCCTGACCCTCTCTGTCGGCCCGGCGGGCGATGGCGAAGGTCGGCAGGCCGTGGAAACCGCAACCCTTGACGCGCTCCAGACCGAGCTTTCGGACCTTCGGGCAACCATGGATACCGGCGTCGCGCCGATGTGGCGCGAGGATGAAAGCGCCCGTGTGACATGGGCCAACGCCGCCTATTTCGACCTGGTGGAACGTTTGCGCGGCGGCGAAGCGCCCGGTTGGCCCCTGCCCCGGATCTTCGCGTCCGAGCTGGAACATGCGCCCTCGGACGGCACGTTTCGGCGCTGCAAGATCGCCATGCCCGACCGGGATGAACCGACGTGGTACGAGGTCAGCCGCGATCCGCTGCCCGGCGGCACCGCCCTGTTCACCGCACAGCCCGCCGACCGTCTGGTGCGCGCCGAGACCAGCCTGCGCGAGTTTCTTCAGACCACCACCAAGACCTTCGCCGCCCTGCCGGTGGGCCTTGCCGTGTTCGATCGCAAGCGGCAGTTGGTGACGTTCAACCCCGCCCTCGTGGCCTTGACCCAAGCGGGGGCCGAGTTCTTGACGACCCGCCCCGACCTGAAATCGTTTCTGGACCAGTTGCGAGAGAAGAAGCGCATGCCCGAGCCGCGCGATTACCGCTCTTGGCGCGATGAGATCGCGCAACTGGAAGAGGGGGCCGAAAACGGCACCTACCATCAGTTGTGGGAGTTGCCCGAGGGCAAGACATTCCGCGTCATGGGTCGCCCGCATCCCGACGGTGCCATTGCCTTCATGCTCGAAGACATCAGCGCCGAGGTTTCGCTCACCCGCCAGTTCCGCGCCGATCTGGAGATGTTCCAGGCGGTGCTCGATGCCGTCCCCGTCGCAATTGCCGTGTTCCAGGCCGATGGCGCGATGGTCGGCGCGAATGAGGGCTATGGGCGGCTTTGGGGGCAGGATCCGCAGGTCCTGGCGCAGATGCCACACCTGAACCAGGCCTGTGTCGAATGGTCGGCGCGCTGCAAACCCAGCCGCGTCTGGGGCGAGATCCGCCAATTCGTCGGTCACGAGGTCGAGCGTGGGCCATGGGTGGAAGCGGTCGAAACACTGGATGGCGTGCGCCTTGCGGTGCGCATGGCGCCGACGCGCGGGCGCGCCACGGTGGTCCAGTTCCTGCCCTTGGATGTCAGCCAGTCTGACCCGCTGGCGGAATTGACCCCCGCCTCAGCAACGCCCCTTCTGGATGCCGCACGGGCGCAAACGGAACGCAGCGCGCAACGCCGCGCTTGA
- the tsaE gene encoding tRNA (adenosine(37)-N6)-threonylcarbamoyltransferase complex ATPase subunit type 1 TsaE, with product MTQPMIPLPQTDAPRLPDWPPVDTVVLPSPEATDALAARIARVVEAGDTLLLSGALGAGKTHLARALIRACLGNPNEPVPSPTFTLVQTYEGNAGTLWHADLYRLGAPEDVFELGLDDAMNGALDDAICLIEWPDRLAPDWPEGAALLHLSRQSDDTRGVTLHAAPDTPLAARLAQVLHP from the coding sequence ATGACGCAGCCGATGATCCCCTTGCCCCAGACCGACGCCCCCCGCCTGCCCGATTGGCCGCCGGTGGACACCGTCGTCTTGCCCTCGCCCGAGGCCACCGATGCCCTTGCCGCGCGGATCGCGCGGGTGGTCGAGGCAGGTGATACGCTGCTGCTTTCGGGCGCGCTGGGTGCCGGAAAGACCCACCTTGCCCGCGCCTTGATCCGCGCCTGCCTTGGCAACCCGAACGAGCCCGTTCCCAGCCCGACCTTCACCCTTGTGCAGACTTATGAGGGCAACGCGGGCACCCTTTGGCACGCGGATCTCTACCGTCTTGGCGCGCCGGAAGACGTGTTCGAGTTGGGCCTCGACGACGCCATGAACGGGGCGCTGGATGACGCGATTTGTCTTATCGAATGGCCCGATCGGCTGGCCCCCGATTGGCCCGAAGGCGCCGCGCTTTTGCACCTCTCGCGTCAGTCCGACGACACCCGCGGCGTCACCCTCCATGCTGCCCCCGATACGCCCCTCGCGGCCCGTCTCGCGCAGGTGCTGCACCCATGA
- the regB gene encoding sensor histidine kinase RegB: protein MAIIDPANDPALMLVQQDSRVDWVRLRTLLVLRWLAILGQTIAVVTAAFYIGLRVEIGLCFLAIGASVVSNLVALTIFPENQRLSDRDAMLTLLFDLAQLSFLLFLTGGLNNPFSLLILAPVTISATALTMRSTVILGVLAIFMITCLSMWHLPLTTLSGEVLALPGLFILGFWVSLVIGIVFLSAYARRVASETHRMSQALLATQMALAREQKLTDLGGVIAAAAHELGTPLATIKLVATELLDDLSDQPTLAEDVTLIRDQADRCRDILRSMGRAGKDDLHLRRAPLGAVIQEAADPHADRGIELHYDFHPVDGIADLDPSQQPYVWRKPEVIHGLRNFIQNAVDFAEARVWIDAEWGDGFIRLTITDDGPGFPQDLLGRLGDPFLRRRNRVDQDLRPGYQGMGLGLFIAKTLLERSGAKVQFINVADPFLTEDDTHGRLGARVKVIWPEASIQSPDAQSSGALGPNMPIMD from the coding sequence ATGGCTATCATAGATCCGGCAAACGACCCCGCCCTGATGCTGGTGCAGCAGGACAGTCGTGTGGATTGGGTGCGCCTGCGCACGCTTCTGGTCCTGCGGTGGCTGGCGATCCTGGGCCAGACCATCGCCGTGGTCACGGCGGCGTTCTATATCGGATTGCGGGTCGAGATCGGCCTGTGCTTCCTGGCGATCGGGGCCTCGGTTGTGTCGAACCTCGTGGCGCTGACGATTTTCCCTGAAAACCAGCGCCTCAGCGACCGCGACGCGATGCTGACCCTGCTGTTCGATCTGGCGCAGTTGTCGTTTCTTCTGTTCCTGACCGGGGGCCTCAACAACCCGTTCTCGCTGCTGATCCTGGCCCCCGTCACCATTTCGGCCACGGCGCTGACGATGCGGTCCACCGTGATCCTGGGGGTTTTGGCGATCTTCATGATCACGTGCCTCAGCATGTGGCATCTGCCCCTTACCACGCTCAGCGGCGAGGTTCTCGCGCTGCCCGGCCTGTTCATTCTCGGCTTCTGGGTGTCGCTTGTCATCGGCATCGTGTTCCTGTCCGCCTATGCCCGCCGCGTGGCCTCTGAAACTCACCGCATGAGCCAAGCCCTTCTGGCCACGCAAATGGCCCTCGCGCGCGAGCAGAAGTTGACCGATCTGGGCGGCGTGATCGCGGCAGCAGCGCATGAATTGGGCACGCCTTTGGCGACCATCAAGCTGGTCGCGACCGAGCTTCTGGATGACCTCTCGGACCAACCCACGTTAGCCGAAGACGTGACACTGATCCGCGACCAGGCGGATCGTTGCCGCGATATCCTGCGCTCCATGGGGCGGGCGGGGAAGGACGACCTTCACCTGCGCCGCGCCCCTTTGGGGGCCGTAATCCAGGAGGCGGCAGACCCCCATGCCGATCGTGGGATCGAGTTGCACTACGATTTTCATCCTGTCGACGGCATCGCCGATCTGGACCCCTCGCAGCAGCCCTATGTCTGGCGCAAACCCGAGGTGATCCACGGATTGCGCAACTTCATCCAGAACGCGGTCGATTTCGCCGAGGCGCGGGTCTGGATCGATGCCGAGTGGGGCGACGGCTTCATTCGCCTGACCATCACCGATGATGGCCCCGGCTTTCCGCAGGATCTGTTGGGCCGCTTGGGCGATCCATTCCTGCGGCGGCGCAACCGGGTCGATCAGGATCTGCGGCCGGGCTACCAGGGGATGGGTCTGGGCCTGTTCATCGCCAAGACCCTGTTGGAGAGGTCCGGCGCGAAGGTGCAATTCATCAACGTCGCCGACCCCTTCCTGACCGAGGATGACACCCACGGCCGCCTGGGCGCGCGGGTCAAGGTGATCTGGCCAGAAGCCTCGATCCAATCTCCCGACGCTCAGTCGAGCGGCGCATTGGGGCCCAACATGCCGATAATGGACTGA
- a CDS encoding aminoglycoside phosphotransferase family protein gives MSHGTFLKAAGWAEAAATPLAGDASKRLYTRLTQGARTAIVMDAPMERPADETSFDAFRVVATHLSGLGLSAPEEYAADRAKGLILMEDLGDLTLARLLENNPDTARTAYAATAHLLSRLKSHPPEGLSAPDAAEMAEMTRLTFDFLPDSDALRDALMAALTDALVTEAPGAPVLSLRDVHAENLIWLPNREGHARVGLLDFQDALLMPDGYDLASLLDDPRREVPEAWRADLIAAHSTPSRIATLSLQRNLRILGIFRRLSTDFGKPAYAAFLPRTRTLIARAAEAIPTLQAPVAELLDRTNHWGAP, from the coding sequence ATGAGCCACGGCACATTTCTGAAGGCCGCCGGGTGGGCAGAGGCCGCCGCCACGCCCCTGGCGGGCGACGCCTCCAAGCGGCTCTACACACGCCTGACCCAAGGTGCCCGCACCGCGATCGTGATGGATGCACCGATGGAACGCCCTGCCGACGAAACCAGCTTTGATGCCTTCCGTGTCGTGGCTACGCACCTGAGCGGCCTGGGCCTCTCCGCACCCGAGGAATATGCCGCCGACCGCGCCAAGGGTCTGATCTTGATGGAAGATCTGGGCGACCTGACACTCGCACGCCTGCTGGAGAACAACCCCGACACGGCACGCACGGCCTACGCCGCCACGGCCCACTTGCTGTCACGGCTCAAGTCGCATCCGCCCGAGGGCCTTTCTGCCCCTGATGCCGCAGAGATGGCGGAAATGACACGCCTGACCTTCGATTTCCTGCCCGACAGCGACGCCCTGCGCGACGCGCTGATGGCAGCGCTGACGGACGCGCTTGTCACCGAGGCACCCGGCGCGCCTGTCCTGTCGCTGCGCGATGTTCATGCCGAAAACCTGATCTGGCTTCCGAATCGCGAAGGCCACGCCCGCGTTGGATTGCTTGATTTCCAGGATGCGCTGCTGATGCCCGACGGCTACGATCTGGCCTCGCTGCTGGACGACCCGCGCCGCGAGGTGCCCGAGGCCTGGCGCGCTGATCTGATCGCCGCCCACAGCACTCCTTCCCGCATCGCGACCCTGTCGCTGCAACGCAATCTGCGCATCCTTGGCATCTTCCGCCGCCTGTCGACGGACTTCGGCAAACCCGCCTACGCGGCGTTCCTGCCGCGCACCCGCACCCTGATCGCCCGCGCCGCGGAAGCGATTCCCACCCTGCAAGCGCCGGTAGCCGAATTGTTGGACCGCACCAACCATTGGGGCGCGCCATGA